From Cellulomonas dongxiuzhuiae, the proteins below share one genomic window:
- a CDS encoding circularly permuted type 2 ATP-grasp protein — protein sequence MTDLLSSPRPLGDGTIAHRPDWTWLPPGAAPTDADLTRAARQAEQLLAGHGVTYGAEAVDGDRHWRLDPLPVVVDEPEWARLEAALVQRAELLDAVLHDLYGARRLLDDRLLPPSTVLAHPGFLRAVDGLRLPGGRELVLTATDLVRDASGGWCVVADRTQAPSGAGYAMEDRRVTAQVLAPVYRQASIARLGPFFHALRKALREVAPPTAGDDPRAVLLSPGPASETAFDQAYLASMLGLPLVEGSDLVVRAGRLYLQGIDGLEPVDVVLRRVDGEWCDPLDLRAGSRLGVPGLVHAVRQGAVSVVNPLGTSVLENPALLGYLPRLARAVLDQDLTLPSAPTWWCGEERALRHVLARLDRLVLKPVVHGSSTTTLLGWRLTTAEREQLAARITAEPWRWVGQELVGPGAEPADDGPRAAVMRAFAVAHAGSYTVMSGGLARVADDHVVSSSAVGALAKDVWVLASPPTAPVSALREDVDAGVGRAGAYGISPRAAENLYWMGRYAERAEDGVRVLRAVADRWDDYHRTPDSAGGQALAVLLEALTPAALPDGGEPVSIHPDTEHIGPRVPALRDLLLDQRTAGSVARAVRRLAAAAATVRDQLSTDMFGPLARIERTLRDERARVRVRQQAGDVLDVGPVPPGSVTAGLRPTLDRVLESLLAVSGIAAEGLTRDVGWHLLDAGRRLERAQRLVAVLRATLVEHRPADVEDLLLESVLLASESAITYRRRHQSRTDVARVLDLLVHDRTNPRSLAFTLDRLHADLESVPAPRSAAQRDHLLQGVAELVAELDTVVVGNEVSDDGRRVRLVDALESILWRLREASDEIERVHFVRPTPSRALDDLWGSTYGEPSEGGAL from the coding sequence ACGCGGACCTGACCCGCGCCGCGCGCCAGGCCGAGCAGCTGCTCGCCGGGCACGGCGTCACGTACGGCGCCGAGGCGGTCGACGGCGACCGGCACTGGCGCCTCGACCCGCTGCCCGTGGTGGTCGACGAGCCCGAGTGGGCGCGGCTCGAGGCGGCGCTCGTGCAGCGCGCCGAGCTGCTCGACGCCGTCCTGCACGACCTGTACGGGGCCCGGCGTCTGCTCGACGACCGCCTCCTGCCGCCGTCGACCGTGCTCGCGCACCCCGGGTTCCTGCGGGCCGTCGACGGGCTGCGCCTCCCGGGAGGGCGCGAGCTCGTCCTCACCGCGACGGACCTGGTCCGCGACGCGTCGGGCGGCTGGTGCGTCGTCGCGGACCGCACGCAGGCACCGTCCGGCGCGGGCTACGCGATGGAGGACCGGCGCGTCACCGCGCAGGTCCTGGCACCGGTGTACCGCCAGGCGTCCATCGCGCGGCTCGGGCCGTTCTTCCACGCGCTGCGCAAGGCCCTGCGCGAGGTCGCGCCGCCCACCGCGGGCGACGACCCGCGCGCGGTGCTCCTGTCGCCGGGCCCGGCGAGCGAGACCGCGTTCGACCAGGCCTACCTCGCGTCGATGCTGGGGCTGCCGCTCGTCGAGGGCAGCGATCTCGTGGTGCGCGCCGGGCGCCTGTACCTGCAGGGCATCGACGGGCTCGAGCCCGTGGACGTCGTCCTGCGGCGGGTCGACGGCGAGTGGTGCGACCCGCTCGACCTGCGCGCCGGCTCACGGCTCGGGGTCCCCGGGCTCGTGCACGCCGTCCGCCAGGGCGCGGTGAGCGTCGTCAACCCCCTGGGGACGTCCGTGCTGGAGAACCCGGCGCTGCTCGGCTACCTGCCGCGCCTGGCGCGGGCGGTCCTCGACCAGGACCTCACGCTCCCCTCGGCGCCCACGTGGTGGTGCGGCGAGGAGCGGGCGCTGCGGCACGTCCTGGCGCGGCTGGACCGGCTCGTCCTCAAGCCGGTCGTGCACGGGTCGAGCACCACGACCCTGCTCGGGTGGCGGCTGACGACCGCCGAGCGTGAGCAGCTCGCGGCGCGGATCACGGCCGAGCCGTGGCGGTGGGTGGGGCAGGAGCTCGTGGGCCCGGGTGCCGAGCCCGCCGACGACGGGCCGCGCGCGGCCGTCATGCGCGCGTTCGCGGTCGCGCACGCCGGCTCGTACACGGTGATGTCCGGTGGTCTGGCGCGCGTCGCCGACGACCACGTCGTGTCGTCGTCGGCCGTCGGCGCGCTGGCCAAGGACGTGTGGGTGCTCGCGTCCCCGCCGACGGCCCCCGTCAGCGCGCTGCGCGAGGACGTCGACGCGGGCGTCGGCCGCGCGGGCGCCTACGGCATCTCGCCGCGCGCCGCCGAGAACCTCTACTGGATGGGCCGGTACGCCGAGCGCGCCGAGGACGGGGTCCGCGTGCTGCGCGCCGTCGCCGACCGCTGGGACGACTACCACCGCACGCCGGACAGCGCGGGCGGGCAGGCGCTCGCGGTGCTGCTCGAGGCGCTGACCCCCGCGGCGCTGCCCGACGGCGGTGAGCCGGTCTCGATCCACCCGGACACCGAGCACATCGGACCGCGGGTGCCCGCGCTGCGGGACCTGCTGCTCGACCAGCGCACCGCGGGGTCGGTCGCCCGGGCCGTGCGCCGGCTCGCCGCGGCAGCCGCGACCGTGCGCGACCAGCTCTCGACCGACATGTTCGGCCCCCTCGCGCGCATCGAGCGGACCCTGCGCGACGAGCGTGCGCGGGTGCGCGTCCGCCAGCAGGCCGGCGACGTCCTCGACGTCGGGCCCGTGCCGCCGGGCTCGGTGACCGCGGGCCTGCGGCCCACGCTGGACCGTGTGCTGGAGAGCCTGCTCGCGGTCTCCGGCATCGCGGCCGAGGGCCTCACGCGTGACGTCGGCTGGCACCTGCTCGACGCGGGCCGTCGTCTCGAGCGGGCGCAGCGCCTGGTGGCGGTGCTCCGGGCGACGCTGGTCGAGCACCGGCCCGCCGACGTGGAGGACCTGCTGCTGGAGTCGGTCCTGCTGGCCAGCGAGTCCGCGATCACCTACCGCCGTCGCCACCAGTCGCGCACCGACGTCGCGCGCGTGCTCGACCTGCTCGTGCACGACCGCACCAACCCGCGCTCGCTCGCGTTCACGCTGGACCGCCTGCACGCGGACCTGGAGTCGGTGCCGGCGCCGCGGTCCGCCGCGCAGCGCGACCACCTGCTGCAGGGCGTCGCCGAGCTCGTGGCCGAGCTGGACACGGTCGTCGTCGGCAACGAGGTGTCCGACGACGGGCGACGCGTGCGGCTCGTCGACGCGCTCGAGTCGATCCTGTGGCGGCTGCGCGAGGCGTCGGACGAGATCGAGCGCGTGCACTTCGTGCGGCCCACGCCGAGCCGGGCCCTGGACGACCTGTGGGGCTCGACCTACGGCGAGCCGAGCGAGGGGGGCGCGCTGTGA
- a CDS encoding transglutaminase family protein — MSGRAYDLVHRTTYEYAQPVTDSYGRTTLTPRDLPDQRLLATSLTIDPEPADTGRHVDWFGNTTTYFGVTRPHTRLVVTARSTLEVSRAAPSRAELPDTGWRAVARGVTGADLGVLHTDAAGVVALREAVLPSAHVTFVDEVRDWAAPSFVDERPLADVVTDLLHRIRTELTYRSGSTTVHTTQAQLLAQGAGVCQDFAHLMIAALRVHGVPARYASGYIETRPRPGRPKLRGADASHAWVSVWLPGHGWLEADPTNDQLVDDRYVVLGWGRDYHDVPPLRGVIFTEGGGATPRVEVDLVPAGSEPFA; from the coding sequence GTGAGCGGCCGGGCCTACGACCTGGTGCACCGCACCACCTACGAGTACGCGCAGCCGGTCACCGACTCCTACGGCCGCACGACGCTGACCCCGCGGGACCTGCCCGACCAGCGTCTGCTGGCGACGTCCCTGACCATCGACCCGGAACCCGCCGACACGGGCCGGCACGTCGACTGGTTCGGCAACACGACGACGTACTTCGGCGTCACGCGGCCGCACACGCGGCTCGTCGTGACCGCGCGCTCGACGCTCGAGGTGAGCCGTGCGGCCCCCTCGCGCGCGGAGCTGCCGGACACGGGCTGGCGGGCCGTCGCGCGCGGCGTCACGGGCGCGGACCTCGGGGTCCTGCACACCGACGCCGCCGGTGTCGTCGCGCTGCGGGAGGCAGTGCTGCCCTCCGCGCACGTCACGTTCGTCGACGAGGTCCGCGACTGGGCGGCGCCGTCGTTCGTCGACGAGCGACCGCTGGCCGACGTCGTCACCGACCTGCTGCACCGCATCCGCACCGAGCTGACGTACCGGTCCGGCTCGACGACGGTCCACACGACGCAGGCGCAGCTGCTCGCGCAGGGCGCGGGCGTCTGCCAGGACTTCGCGCACCTCATGATCGCGGCGCTGCGCGTGCACGGCGTGCCCGCGCGCTACGCGTCGGGGTACATCGAGACCCGGCCGCGCCCCGGTCGCCCCAAGCTGCGCGGCGCCGACGCGTCGCACGCCTGGGTGTCGGTGTGGCTGCCCGGGCACGGGTGGCTCGAGGCGGACCCCACCAACGACCAGCTCGTCGACGACCGGTACGTCGTCCTCGGCTGGGGCCGGGACTACCACGACGTGCCGCCGCTGCGCGGGGTCATCTTCACCGAGGGCGGCGGCGCGACGCCGCGCGTCGAGGTCGACCTGGTGCCGGCGGGGTCGGAGCCGTTCGCCTGA
- a CDS encoding DinB family protein, which produces MDTDEQPSPTATPRPPAIEPDAKDWTWVVEARCPQCGFAASDVDPRGIGGTVRDLVPRWVAALHRADARERPEPHVWSPLEYGAHVRDVMRVFDERVRLMVEQDDPLFANWDQDATALAERYDLQDPAVVADELARAADLTADRFDAVAPDAWERTGRRSNGSLFTVRTLGQYFLHDVVHHLHDVRA; this is translated from the coding sequence GTGGACACCGACGAGCAGCCATCGCCCACCGCCACCCCCCGGCCACCCGCGATCGAGCCGGACGCCAAGGACTGGACCTGGGTCGTCGAGGCCCGCTGCCCGCAGTGCGGTTTCGCCGCGTCGGACGTCGACCCCCGCGGCATCGGCGGCACGGTGCGCGACCTCGTCCCGCGGTGGGTCGCGGCGCTGCACCGCGCCGACGCGCGCGAGCGCCCCGAGCCGCACGTGTGGTCCCCGCTGGAGTACGGCGCCCACGTGCGCGACGTGATGCGCGTGTTCGACGAGCGCGTCCGGCTCATGGTCGAGCAGGACGACCCCCTGTTCGCCAACTGGGACCAGGACGCCACGGCCCTCGCCGAGCGGTACGACCTGCAGGACCCCGCGGTCGTCGCGGACGAGCTCGCCCGGGCGGCCGACCTCACGGCGGACCGCTTCGACGCCGTCGCCCCCGACGCGTGGGAGCGCACGGGACGGCGCAGCAACGGCTCGCTCTTCACGGTCCGCACGCTCGGGCAGTACTTCCTGCACGACGTCGTCCACCACCTGCACGACGTGCGCGCCTGA
- a CDS encoding GAF domain-containing protein → MSRHAHPAEAGALKGPARVGTVPAPVPAARPGDWPATEAGQRPTALVRAAHERFVTSGGDPGRQVRPIVADSWRRSRRVGVDPELPTPPVDIGGSDLAELRSSHPLSGAVPIVRRLLVEPQAGWVAALSDEAGRLLWVDGDHDLRRPLDDVGFVEGAAWREDAVGTNALGTALATRRPLQVMGTEHWARVVHPWNCAAVPVHDPQGRMLGVLDVTGRDDAASWMALALVRATVAAIEANLTSTSATAPGARLAVLGAHGGTLHLPTGRRRLTCRHAEILLLLAEHPAGLRGDELAVLLSESELSEVTVRAEISRLRRLVGPLLSESRPYRLAAPLETDVDVVRGSLAVGDVGGALSAYAGSILPRSAAPGVARLRATVQDEVRAAALASGDPDLVARWTASDQGADDWQAWQTLARVAAIGSAAHLRAHTRLAQLDRALR, encoded by the coding sequence ATGAGCCGACACGCCCACCCCGCGGAGGCGGGGGCCCTCAAGGGCCCCGCGCGCGTCGGCACCGTGCCCGCACCCGTCCCCGCCGCACGCCCCGGCGACTGGCCCGCGACCGAGGCGGGCCAACGGCCCACGGCGCTCGTGCGGGCCGCCCACGAGCGCTTCGTCACGTCCGGTGGCGACCCCGGCCGCCAGGTCCGGCCGATCGTGGCCGACTCCTGGCGACGCAGCCGGCGGGTCGGCGTCGACCCCGAGCTGCCCACGCCGCCCGTCGACATCGGCGGCTCCGACCTGGCGGAGCTGCGCAGCTCGCACCCGCTGTCCGGCGCCGTGCCGATCGTGCGCCGCCTGCTCGTCGAGCCCCAGGCGGGCTGGGTCGCGGCGCTCAGCGACGAGGCCGGCCGGCTGCTGTGGGTCGACGGCGACCACGACCTGCGCCGCCCCCTCGACGACGTCGGCTTCGTCGAGGGTGCCGCGTGGCGCGAGGACGCCGTCGGCACCAACGCCCTCGGCACCGCCCTCGCCACGCGCCGCCCGCTGCAGGTGATGGGCACCGAGCACTGGGCCCGCGTCGTGCACCCGTGGAACTGCGCCGCGGTCCCCGTCCACGACCCCCAGGGGCGCATGCTCGGCGTCCTCGACGTCACGGGCCGCGACGACGCCGCCTCGTGGATGGCCCTCGCCCTGGTCCGCGCGACCGTCGCCGCGATCGAGGCGAACCTCACGTCCACCTCCGCCACCGCACCCGGGGCACGGCTCGCGGTGCTCGGCGCGCACGGCGGCACGCTGCACCTGCCGACGGGCCGGCGTCGCCTGACGTGCCGCCACGCCGAGATCCTGCTGCTGCTCGCCGAGCACCCGGCCGGCCTGCGCGGCGACGAGCTCGCGGTGCTGCTGTCGGAGTCCGAGCTGTCCGAGGTCACCGTGCGCGCCGAGATCTCGCGCCTGCGCCGGCTCGTCGGCCCGCTGCTCTCCGAGTCCCGCCCGTACCGGCTGGCCGCCCCGCTGGAGACCGACGTCGACGTCGTGCGCGGGTCGCTCGCGGTCGGGGACGTCGGCGGTGCGCTGAGCGCCTACGCCGGCTCGATCCTGCCGCGCTCCGCCGCGCCCGGCGTCGCCCGCCTGCGCGCGACCGTGCAGGACGAGGTGCGGGCTGCGGCGCTCGCGTCGGGCGACCCCGACCTCGTCGCCCGCTGGACGGCGAGCGACCAGGGAGCCGACGACTGGCAGGCCTGGCAGACCCTCGCGCGCGTCGCCGCGATCGGGTCGGCCGCTCACCTGCGCGCCCACACCCGGCTCGCCCAGCTCGACCGCGCCCTGCGCTGA
- a CDS encoding TetR/AcrR family transcriptional regulator: MPKIIGASLHEHREQTRRRLFDALSTLMNERGFDVITLADIAAAAGVGRTAVYNHFPDKESLLLGFITHETEQYAAGLQASLDDIDDPVEQLRAYVRAQASLTRVYHVAPGPELRSVLSRGAQQRVREHVGVVEQILRRILDAGITSGAFPEQDLATTVPLVNACLTGRGLPEGGAEREHAIAQTEAFVLRAVGARVPVAT, from the coding sequence ATGCCGAAGATCATCGGGGCCTCGCTGCACGAGCACCGCGAGCAGACACGTCGTCGTCTGTTCGACGCCCTGTCCACGCTCATGAACGAGCGGGGCTTCGACGTCATCACGCTCGCGGACATCGCCGCCGCCGCGGGCGTCGGGCGCACCGCCGTCTACAACCACTTCCCGGACAAGGAGTCGCTGCTCCTCGGGTTCATCACCCACGAGACCGAGCAGTACGCCGCCGGGCTGCAGGCCTCGCTCGACGACATCGACGACCCCGTCGAGCAGCTGCGCGCGTACGTCCGCGCCCAGGCCTCGCTGACGCGGGTCTACCACGTCGCCCCCGGCCCCGAGCTGCGCTCGGTGCTCTCGCGCGGCGCCCAGCAGCGCGTCCGCGAGCACGTCGGCGTGGTCGAGCAGATCCTGCGCCGCATCCTCGACGCCGGCATCACCTCGGGCGCGTTCCCGGAGCAGGACCTCGCCACGACCGTCCCGCTGGTCAACGCGTGCCTCACCGGTCGCGGCCTGCCCGAGGGCGGCGCGGAGCGCGAGCACGCGATCGCGCAGACCGAGGCGTTCGTGCTGCGCGCCGTCGGCGCACGCGTGCCGGTGGCGACCTGA
- a CDS encoding class I SAM-dependent methyltransferase yields MLPGVRGVRDVPGRDDALALTLPGPLAAVTGLRTAVAAWVVVHLDVPRPKSFTSPEHMGRIVDAVYASLRVAGSSTFRFEAAGADSAVFARLAGMLHEATGLQHDPDEGDLVVRVRRGARSAAARPAAAARPAGRAAGHDVDPGWDVLVRVGPRPLSARTWRVADFPGAANATIAAAVARLAGVRAEDRVLNLMAGSGTLLVERLLAGPAAAAVGVDLDPAALDAARANLEAARLLARPPRPVLLRADATDADALAAAVLGPLGGPADVVLADPPWGTLHGSHADAPRLHAGLLRAAHAASARGARLVVLTHEVKVMERVVRDASDLWLPRSATRVFAKGHHPRIHVLDRR; encoded by the coding sequence GTGCTGCCCGGCGTCCGGGGCGTGCGCGACGTCCCCGGCCGCGACGACGCCCTCGCGCTGACGCTGCCGGGCCCGCTCGCCGCGGTCACCGGCCTGCGGACGGCCGTGGCCGCGTGGGTCGTGGTGCACCTCGACGTCCCGCGGCCGAAGTCGTTCACCAGCCCGGAGCACATGGGCCGGATCGTCGACGCGGTGTACGCGTCGCTGCGCGTCGCCGGCTCCTCGACGTTCCGGTTCGAGGCCGCCGGTGCGGACTCCGCGGTCTTCGCCCGGCTCGCGGGCATGCTCCACGAGGCCACGGGTCTGCAGCACGACCCGGACGAGGGTGACCTGGTCGTCCGCGTGCGGCGCGGTGCCCGGTCCGCCGCCGCCCGCCCCGCCGCCGCCGCCCGCCCCGCCGGACGCGCCGCCGGCCACGACGTCGACCCCGGCTGGGACGTGCTCGTGCGCGTCGGGCCGCGGCCGCTGTCCGCGCGCACGTGGCGCGTCGCCGACTTCCCCGGTGCGGCGAACGCGACGATCGCGGCGGCCGTCGCACGCCTGGCGGGCGTGCGCGCCGAGGACCGGGTGCTCAACCTCATGGCCGGGTCCGGCACGCTGCTCGTCGAGCGGCTGCTCGCGGGGCCGGCCGCGGCGGCCGTGGGCGTCGACCTCGACCCCGCCGCGCTCGACGCCGCCCGCGCCAACCTCGAGGCCGCACGGCTGCTCGCGCGCCCGCCGCGACCGGTGCTGCTGCGCGCCGACGCCACCGACGCGGACGCGCTGGCCGCTGCCGTCCTCGGCCCCCTGGGCGGGCCCGCCGACGTGGTGCTCGCCGACCCGCCGTGGGGCACGCTGCACGGCTCGCACGCCGACGCACCGCGCCTGCACGCCGGCCTGCTGCGCGCGGCCCACGCCGCGAGCGCACGGGGGGCCCGGCTCGTCGTGCTGACGCACGAGGTCAAGGTGATGGAGCGCGTCGTGCGCGACGCGTCGGACCTGTGGCTGCCGCGATCCGCGACGCGGGTTTTCGCCAAGGGGCACCACCCGCGGATCCACGTGCTCGACCGTCGCTGA
- a CDS encoding lytic polysaccharide monooxygenase codes for MSIRTSSRLGRLARLALAIPLALAATGLVATSASAHGSVTDPPSRNYGCWDREGGTHMDPAMAQRDPMCWQAFQANPNTMWNWNGLFREGVGGRHEAVIPNGQLCSGGRTQNGLYASLDTPGPWIMKTVPTSFTLTLTDGAKHGADYLRIYVSKAGFDPTTEALGWDDLDLVKETGRYGTTGLYETDVNLAGRSGRAVLFTIWQASHLDQPYYICSDINIGGTASTPTPAPTTPAPTTPAPTTPAPTTPAPTTPAPTTPAPTTPGPQPGNGACTATVKAANTWGNGWQGEVTVTAGSSAITGWKVTIGGATVTQAWSGTYSGGTLTNAAWNGSLAAGASTTAGFIASGSPGTLTATCATA; via the coding sequence ATGTCCATCCGCACCAGCAGTCGGCTGGGCCGCCTCGCCAGGCTGGCCCTCGCCATCCCGCTTGCGCTCGCGGCCACCGGCCTCGTCGCCACGTCGGCGTCCGCCCACGGGTCCGTCACCGACCCGCCGTCCCGCAACTACGGCTGCTGGGACCGTGAGGGTGGCACGCACATGGACCCCGCGATGGCGCAGCGCGACCCCATGTGCTGGCAGGCGTTCCAGGCCAACCCCAACACCATGTGGAACTGGAACGGCCTGTTCCGTGAGGGCGTCGGCGGCCGCCACGAGGCCGTGATCCCGAACGGGCAGCTCTGCTCCGGCGGCCGGACGCAGAACGGCCTGTACGCGTCGCTCGACACCCCCGGCCCGTGGATCATGAAGACGGTCCCGACGTCGTTCACGCTGACGCTCACCGACGGTGCCAAGCACGGCGCGGACTACCTGCGGATCTACGTCTCGAAGGCCGGCTTCGACCCGACCACCGAGGCGCTCGGGTGGGACGACCTCGACCTCGTCAAGGAGACCGGCCGCTACGGCACGACGGGCCTGTACGAGACCGACGTGAACCTCGCGGGCCGCTCGGGCCGCGCCGTCCTGTTCACCATCTGGCAGGCCAGCCACCTCGACCAGCCGTACTACATCTGCTCGGACATCAACATCGGCGGCACGGCGAGCACCCCCACGCCGGCCCCGACGACGCCCGCGCCGACGACGCCTGCGCCCACGACGCCTGCGCCCACCACCCCCGCACCGACCACCCCCGCGCCCACCACCCCCGCGCCCACGACGCCGGGCCCCCAGCCGGGCAACGGTGCCTGCACCGCCACGGTGAAGGCTGCCAACACCTGGGGCAACGGCTGGCAGGGTGAGGTCACCGTGACGGCCGGATCGTCGGCCATCACCGGCTGGAAGGTCACCATCGGTGGCGCGACCGTCACGCAGGCGTGGAGCGGCACGTACAGCGGAGGCACGCTGACGAACGCCGCGTGGAACGGGTCGCTCGCGGCCGGTGCCTCCACCACGGCCGGCTTCATCGCCTCGGGCTCGCCCGGCACGCTGACGGCCACCTGCGCGACGGCCTGA
- a CDS encoding NHL domain-containing thioredoxin family protein: MCDVTSTSAPRLPRVRASELVGRGWLNTGGKDVTLADLRGKVVVLDFWTFCCINCLHVLDELREIEERHRDVLVIVGVHSPKFVHEADPVALAAAVERYEVHHPVLDDPDLVTWQAFTARAWPTLVVIDPEGYVVAQMAGEGHAHAVETLVRDLVAEHEAKGTLHRGDGPYVAPTPQPTTLRFPAKAVELPGGTFLVADAGHHALTEVAADGETLVRRIGSGERGLVDGGPDVARFSEPNGLCLVPDELRERLGYDVLVADTVNHALRGVRLGDGHVTTVAGTGEQYMVGAVDNVTPHDGGTAHPVEGGVGDQWPPRQVKLSSPWDVAWSPQLAAFVVAMAGNHTLWAFDDEQGSVRHLAGTMNEGLVDGAPDESWFAQPSGLSVDAAGHVWLADAETSALRRLDPADAHVHSVAGTGLFDFGHRDGAADQALFQHPLGVAALPDGSVLVADTYNGALRRWVPGEDGGTVSTLATDLAEPSGLVLPAGDPDHVLVVESAAHRLTRIALPAGAGTQVDGGAHRTQRPVTQIGTDVALEVVFHPAAGQKLDDRWGPSTSLQVSATPPGLLLDGAGDDVALTRTLRLDPGVGEGVLHVTARAASCDADPGIEHPACHLAAQDWGVPVRVVEGADATLVLPLHG; the protein is encoded by the coding sequence ATGTGCGACGTGACGTCGACCTCCGCACCGCGACTGCCCCGTGTCCGCGCGTCCGAGCTGGTGGGGCGCGGCTGGCTGAACACCGGCGGCAAGGACGTGACCCTCGCCGACCTGCGCGGCAAGGTCGTGGTCCTCGACTTCTGGACCTTCTGCTGCATCAACTGCCTGCACGTCCTGGACGAGCTGCGGGAGATCGAGGAGCGGCACCGCGACGTCCTGGTCATCGTCGGCGTGCACTCGCCCAAGTTCGTCCACGAGGCGGACCCGGTCGCGCTCGCGGCGGCCGTCGAGCGGTACGAGGTGCACCACCCCGTCCTCGACGACCCGGACCTGGTGACGTGGCAGGCGTTCACGGCCCGCGCCTGGCCGACGCTCGTCGTCATCGACCCCGAGGGGTACGTCGTCGCGCAGATGGCCGGTGAGGGCCACGCGCACGCGGTCGAGACGCTGGTGCGTGACCTCGTGGCCGAGCACGAGGCCAAGGGCACGCTGCACCGCGGCGACGGTCCCTACGTCGCCCCGACGCCGCAGCCGACGACCCTGCGGTTCCCCGCCAAGGCCGTCGAGCTGCCGGGCGGGACGTTCCTCGTCGCCGACGCCGGGCACCACGCGCTCACCGAGGTCGCGGCGGACGGTGAGACGCTCGTGCGGCGCATCGGGTCGGGCGAGCGCGGGCTGGTCGACGGCGGTCCGGACGTCGCCCGGTTCAGCGAGCCCAACGGCCTGTGCCTCGTCCCCGACGAGCTGCGCGAGCGACTCGGCTACGACGTGCTCGTGGCCGACACCGTCAACCACGCGCTGCGCGGCGTGCGCCTGGGCGACGGGCACGTCACGACGGTCGCCGGCACCGGCGAGCAGTACATGGTCGGTGCGGTCGACAACGTCACGCCGCACGACGGCGGCACCGCGCACCCCGTCGAGGGTGGCGTGGGCGACCAGTGGCCGCCGCGCCAGGTCAAGCTCTCCTCGCCGTGGGACGTCGCGTGGTCGCCGCAGCTCGCGGCGTTCGTCGTCGCGATGGCGGGCAACCACACGCTGTGGGCGTTCGACGACGAGCAGGGGTCGGTGCGGCACCTCGCCGGCACCATGAACGAGGGGCTCGTCGACGGGGCGCCCGACGAGTCGTGGTTCGCGCAGCCGTCCGGCCTGTCGGTCGACGCCGCCGGGCACGTCTGGCTGGCCGACGCCGAGACGTCCGCGCTGCGCCGGCTCGACCCGGCGGACGCGCACGTGCACAGCGTCGCCGGGACCGGCCTGTTCGACTTCGGCCACCGCGACGGCGCCGCGGACCAGGCCCTGTTCCAGCACCCGCTGGGCGTCGCGGCGCTGCCCGACGGGTCGGTGCTGGTCGCCGACACCTACAACGGTGCGCTGCGGCGCTGGGTCCCGGGGGAGGACGGCGGCACGGTCTCGACGCTCGCGACGGACCTCGCCGAGCCCAGCGGCCTCGTGCTGCCCGCGGGTGACCCGGACCACGTCCTGGTCGTCGAGTCCGCCGCGCACCGGCTCACGCGGATCGCGCTGCCCGCGGGCGCCGGCACGCAGGTCGACGGCGGCGCGCACCGCACGCAGCGTCCCGTCACGCAGATCGGCACGGACGTCGCCCTCGAGGTCGTCTTCCACCCCGCCGCCGGGCAGAAGCTCGACGACCGGTGGGGCCCGTCGACGTCCCTGCAGGTCTCGGCGACGCCGCCGGGTCTGCTGCTGGACGGGGCCGGCGACGACGTCGCGCTGACCCGCACGCTGCGGCTCGACCCGGGCGTGGGTGAGGGCGTCCTGCACGTGACCGCGCGCGCCGCCAGCTGCGACGCCGACCCCGGCATCGAGCACCCGGCCTGCCACCTGGCCGCGCAGGACTGGGGCGTCCCGGTGCGCGTCGTCGAGGGCGCGGACGCGACGCTCGTCCTGCCGCTGCACGGCTGA